A stretch of Triticum aestivum cultivar Chinese Spring chromosome 1D, IWGSC CS RefSeq v2.1, whole genome shotgun sequence DNA encodes these proteins:
- the LOC543039 gene encoding cyclin-B1-5: MATRHNQHAAAAPQPTTRGAAVPAGKQKDAGGRPGAGGNRRVLGDIGNVVHAHVLDGKIQLPAGINRPITRSFGAQLLQKAQADPSKNGVAVPPAARAGLKPVAKKVPVKLKPAAPRPEPAAKIVTGSGENRKPSEVAAVCSAPRKKVVHTLTTVLSHRSKEASIDDIDKLDGDNELAVVDYIDDIYRYYKEAQHECRPIDYMGSQPEINPKMRAILIDWLVEVTHKFELMPESMYLTMYVIDRFLSLQAVPRRELQLVGMAAMLISCKYEEIWAPEVDDFISIADYSYSRQQILSMEKNILNSMAWNLTVPTPYVFLVRFAKAAGSDKELEHMIFFFAEMALMEYGLVTVRPSLVAASAVYAARCTLKRSPVWTETLKHHTGFAEPQLLEPAKMLVMAHAAAPESKLKAIYKKYSCEQYGRVSLRPPAVAAPQRLA, encoded by the exons ATGGCGACCAGGCATAACCAGCACGCGGCTGCCGCTCCGCAGCCGACCACCAGAG GTGCCGCAGTACCGGCAGGGAAGCAGAAGGACGCCGGCGGCCGCCCCGGTGCGGGAGGGAACAGGCGGGTGCTCGGGGACATCGGCAACGTCGTCCACGCCCACGTCCTCGACGG CAAGATCCAGCTGCCGGCGGGGATAAATCGCCCAATCACCAGGAGCTTCGGTGCTCAGCTCTTGCAGAAGGCCCAGGCCGATCCATCTAAG AACGGCGTAGCTGTTCCTCCAGCAGCGCGGGCCGGCCTGAAGCCGGTGGCCAAGAAGGTCCCTGTCAAGCTCAagcccgccgcccctcgccctgaGCCGGCCGCCAAGATCGTCACCGGCTCCGGCGAAAACAGGAAGCCATCAGAGGTCGCCGCCGTTTGCTCTGCCCCCAGGAAGAAGGTCGTCCACACCCTCACGACCGTGCTCAGCCATCGGTCCAAG GAGGCCTCAATCGATGACATCGACAAGCTCGACGGCGAcaacgagctcgccgtcgtcgactacatcgacgacatcTACAGATACTACAAGGAGGCACAG CACGAGTGCCGGCCGATAGATTACATGGGCAGCCAGCCCGAGATCAACCCCAAGATGAGGGCAATCCTGATAGACTGGCTAGTGGAAGTGACCCATAAGTTCGAGCTCATGCCCGAGAGCATGTACTTGACAATGTACGTCATCGACAGGTTCCTCTCCTTACAGGCGGTGCCTCGGCGGGAGCTGCAGCTCGTCGGCATGGCGGCCATGCTCATCTCCTGCAAGTACGAGGAGATCTGGGCGCCCGAG GTAGACGATTTCATATCCATAGCCGACTACTCGTACTCGAGGCAGCAGATCCTGTCCATGGAGAAGAATATCCTGAACAGCATGGCGTGGAACCTCACCGTGCCCACCCCGTACGTCTTCCTGGTGCGGTTCGCCAAGGCCGCCGGGAGCGACAAGGAG CTTGAGCATATGATCTTCTTCTTCGCCGAGATGGCGCTCATGGAGTACGGGCTGGTCACGGTGCGCCCCTCGCTCGTGGCGGCGTCTGCCGTGTACGCCGCCCGGTGCACGCTGAAAAGAAGCCCCGTCTGGACAGAAACCCTGAAGCACCATACGGGATTCGCTGAACCGCAGCTCCT GGAGCCTGCCAAGATGCTGGTCATGGCGCACGCGGCTGCTCCGGAGAGCAAGCTCAAGGCCATCTACAAGAAGTACTCGTGTGAGCAGTACGGGCGCGTGTCTCTGCGCCCTCCGGCAGTTGCTGCTCCTCAGCGCCTGGCCTAG